CTTGAGAGCAGCATCTGACCGAGACGGGAGAGAGATAGCTTGCTGGACGGAACCCTGTGATATAAGACCATCTGGTCGTCCCGGCGGCATATCTTTCTTTCAACATCGTCGAGAGACAAGTGGGTATAAGTTAAAACCCCTGGGCTGAGGACTATTTTTAGATATGGATCCGAGCGATACTGGAGCCATGGCTGTCAGGAGACGGCAATAGAAGAAAATTTGCCAAAAGTGGTATGATTGGACagtggaggagatggaggaggatATGAGAGTTGAAAGAGGCCAAGAAAGACCTATTATAAGCGCTCAGAGGGTGGATTGGTGGATCAGTGATTGGTATTTTAGACTTGGCAATAGATTGTAATAGTTGTAGATGGATGGTCGGGGGTGTGGGCCGCAGCAAGGCCGAGCTTCAAGTCAGGCGATATGGATAAGATTGGCGTCTCCTGTAAAAGTTCCATGGCTCCCTGTTTGATGGAGGTCTCACGGACTATTGGAGATGAGAGCGTATAAAATGAATATTGATGAGAAGAAAACGATGGATTTGCATTGGCCAGCTTGATGACAAGATGTTTGACAACTTTGTATTGTAATACCCTCCTTGCTCTTAGCCATTACCATCCCCATGTCCGACAACCTCCATCTCAGGCCCTCCGCCTCTCCCCCCATCGTCCGTCCAAAGCCAAGCAGGTCCACCACCATTGGCGTCGTCCGCGGAAGGACCTCACCCACCCCTGGCGTCGGCGAGCAGCCTGCAGATGGCAGGCCTCCCACAAAACGCGCTCGCAAGGCTATCAACTGCGAGCCCTGTCGGAATAGCAAGCTCAAATGCGACAGGTCCCTTTTTTCTGTCTGGTTATGACTCTGCAGCGTGCTCATTCGTCCTATTTCGCAGGAATCGTCCGTGCTCGTCGTGTGTCCTCAGAGGCATGTCATTTGCTCGCCTTGCGGCTCCCATGTTTATCGGTAGGGGGATCTAACATAACCTTTTAGGCACGTCTGCAATGTGCTATCAAGATGCCAGAGCCCATGAAGGCAGCGATCCTCACACCCGCGGAGATGATCAACCGTTAGTCACCTGTCCTTTGATTGTATTCAGTCCACAGCTCAGCCTTGCCCTTTTAACTGCCACTAGTACATATACCCGCATCGATCCTGCCCAGGAGATCGCACGCCTGCGCCATTCCATCTCACTTCTTGAGGCCTACGTTTTCCCAAACCAGAGATCGAACGCCCCTCAGCGGAGACCGAGCGACGCACATGCATTGGTCGTGCCGAAGAAAGAGACAGTTGAGGCGGATGTTACAGAAAAAAGTGCCTCAGCAATTGGCATGCTGGGCAGTCAGGTCCAGGGTGGACTATATGCGGGACCAACAAGTGCCGCTACCCATCTTATAATGGTAAACctcatttttgttttgctctTGTGTGATGTAAAAGAATATTGTGTTTAGAACGAAGGTCGCGACTCCGAAGACTCGGATGCTCATAGTCGTCAACATAGTCAGGATCGTGTCAGCGATGATTTTGCTTCTGTCACTCAAGATTATGACCGCGACCTACTCTCTCTCCTACCTACTCTCGAGATTATCGACGGCCTACTCGATTACTATTTTGAATATTGCAACTGGATTTATCGGCACGTCAACCAGACCACCTTCACACACCAATGGGAGAAATACAAAAGTGGCGTCAAACCCGACCGTGTTGTGCTATCAACCGCTTGCGCATTGATGGCAATAGCGACACATTACTTACCAACTCAACATGCTCTACTTGACAAGTTCAACGAGACGCATGAAGAAATCGGAATCAAATTCTTTGAGGTTTCCACCACATCGCTGCAAAAACACACCTCAGAATCGAGGACATACACACTAGAGCTTGTGGAACTTTTGCTTGTACGTACTCATTTTCACAGTCTAGCGAAGACCGACAGCGAGGAAATCTGGCACGTTACGGGGGAATTGGTCACCATTGGCACCGCTATGGGTCTTCACCGCGACCCCGGAAAATGGAGAATGCATCGGGACGTCGCCGAACGCCGGCGGTGGGCGTGGTGGCATATCATCTTGCTAGAGCGGTCAGCGTTTTCTGCACCCTATTTCCGGTTGGATTCTGACTTGTTGATTGATTTCCATTCCGATTAGTTGGCAAGCCTTTTTGTTCGGAAGGCCTTTATCGATCGCATCGCACCACTTCGATACTCAATTACCAACATATTGTGACCCCGCTCTCGACAAGACGGGACGTTTATACCTTCCGAATATTGCGTTGTTCCGCCTTGCTTTCATTCTTGGAGATATTATGGATGACGCTGTTTCCATTCGTCCGGTCTCTTATGATAGTGTGCAGGCTAACGATCGTGCTCTTACCCAGTGGATGGAGACCTTGCCGCCGGAGTTGGACATGGATGAATTCCGTGTAGCCCGAAGTCTAGCTTCTCCCAGTGTTGCCGTACGCAGATTAGGTGTTCAAAGCGTGATTATTCGAACTTCGTACTATCATATCCGCTTCACCCTTCACCGTCCTTACGCAAGTGCCAGTACAAATCCTTCGAACAGTAGCAAAGTGCCCACCGTTGATCCTGCCAAGTCGGCCCAAAGCTTAGAAATCGCTGTCAGTGCTGCGGACAAACTGATCACCATGGTTGGCCAGTCTCGTCCCGATTTTCTGGCAAATTCATCACTGGCTGTACCAGGGCACATGAATTGGCAACCTTTCCACTGTTTCTCGGCCGCGATGTTTTTTTCGTTCCAACTCATAGCAAACCCTGATCAGCCAGGTGCTGGTCTTTTCAGGGCGAGTATCCGCAAAGCTATAACAACTTTAGAACAAGCTAGAGGTATTGTGGTTGCTGATAAAGCCCTCGACATCTTGAACGCGCTCTGTCCTTTATATTCACCGGATTTCCCGCTCGAGTCTGTAGAGAGCCGAGAGAAGAAGCGCGCGCACGTCCTCGGTACAGTGCGTAAGTTGGCTTTCCCGTACCACGATTCGCACGATCCCCGGCGGTTCGGTGATTCGCCTGGTGCAAGGGGCGCCATGAGTTCGCCCGCGAATTCCAGTTCGGTAAGCCCTCCGATGCCAGTGATACCTGCCCTTCCGCAACACTCTTATGATCAACCTCATAATTCTGTTCCTTCTATCCGCAATGCTGCTACCACTCTATATCAAAATCATCCACAGCAGTCACATCCTTTGCCGCAGGGACATGGAGGACAGAACATTCACTCTCCGCAGAATCAGCCGCAGATGGTCAGCCCACATTCACAAAACCTGACGCCTACACCAACATATCAGACGTACAATAACCCACCGAACAATATGTCTCATCAGTCACAACAGATGTATGATCCAAATCGATATTCATACGTTCAGGTTGAAGATGCCATGTGGGGTGCCGCTGTTGGCTTCGGGCATGCGGAGTGGTCTCAATTTTTGGACAGCACTCGGACAGAAGGGCAATCAAGTAGGCATCTACAGGGTTCATAGGGACAGTTTTTTGCATGTATCTGTTGCcagtttttcttctttttatttGTCATTGACATGCTTTCTTGTCATTTGGGTGAAGTTGTTATCATCTCATTGCTGCTCCATattatttgttttttttttgaaccacaTGTATCAATCCACTCGTAGACGCCACTTATCGGTTCATCATATTTTCTTACAATACCCAAACGAACCATGTAGCTGTAGACAGTATCAATATGTATACTCAATGATTTTCGAGGAGCAATGAATGGGAATGTGGGAGACTTCAATGAATTAGTTACAACAGGCATTCCAGCA
The sequence above is a segment of the Psilocybe cubensis strain MGC-MH-2018 chromosome 4, whole genome shotgun sequence genome. Coding sequences within it:
- a CDS encoding Fusarisetin A cluster transcription factor fsa6 yields the protein MSDNLHLRPSASPPIVRPKPSRSTTIGVVRGRTSPTPGVGEQPADGRPPTKRARKAINCEPCRNSKLKCDRNRPCSSCVLRGTSAMCYQDARAHEGSDPHTRGDDQPTYTRIDPAQEIARLRHSISLLEAYVFPNQRSNAPQRRPSDAHALVVPKKETVEADVTEKSASAIGMLGSQVQGGLYAGPTSAATHLIMNEGRDSEDSDAHSRQHSQDRVSDDFASVTQDYDRDLLSLLPTLEIIDGLLDYYFEYCNWIYRHVNQTTFTHQWEKYKSGVKPDRVVLSTACALMAIATHYLPTQHALLDKFNETHEEIGIKFFEVSTTSLQKHTSESRTYTLELVELLLVRTHFHSLAKTDSEEIWHVTGELVTIGTAMGLHRDPGKWRMHRDVAERRRWAWWHIILLERWQAFLFGRPLSIASHHFDTQLPTYCDPALDKTGRLYLPNIALFRLAFILGDIMDDAVSIRPVSYDSVQANDRALTQWMETLPPELDMDEFRVARSLASPSVAVRRLGVQSVIIRTSYYHIRFTLHRPYASASTNPSNSSKVPTVDPAKSAQSLEIAVSAADKLITMVGQSRPDFLANSSLAVPGHMNWQPFHCFSAAMFFSFQLIANPDQPGAGLFRASIRKAITTLEQARGIVVADKALDILNALCPLYSPDFPLESVESREKKRAHVLGTVRKLAFPYHDSHDPRRFGDSPGARGAMSSPANSSSVSPPMPVIPALPQHSYDQPHNSVPSIRNAATTLYQNHPQQSHPLPQGHGGQNIHSPQNQPQMVSPHSQNLTPTPTYQTYNNPPNNMSHQSQQMYDPNRYSYVQVEDAMWGAAVGFGHAEWSQFLDSTRTEGQSSRHLQGS